AAAGCGCTTTTTGAATGGTATCTGGATGAATCCCTTTTTCATGTAGTGCTCGTAGGATAAGCTGAGGCCCTTTTTTTCCAGCTTGTAAATATTGTCGGACGTAGGCGTACGCATACTCTGAGTCATTCACATAAGATAATTTTACTAATTTATCGATAATCGTATGAATTACCAGGTCATCATAACTTTTACGTTGTAAATAGTCTCTAATTTCTTGGATGGTACGCATCTTCGCGCCAAGATATCGTAATGCTAACTGATATCCTTTTTTTATGCGGTCTTCCTTTGATATTGTTTCCAAAAACTGTTCATCGAATAAGGTATCTTTCTTGATTCCATATTCAATAATAATATCCTGATCTACCGCAGTTAAATATACATCTTGACCATTTTGTTCAGTATATAAGTTGTAGCGTTCTGGATTGTTTTTTTGTTGCTCTATTTTACTTATTATTGGCATGGAAAGGTCACCTCAAATTGCAAAAATCGACCATTTGATAAAAGATGTTTTAGAATGGAAGTATTATATCACATTTTACTTGTGATAAAGATATTGTTTTCAAAGAAGCACTGGGTTATAATGAAAAGCATTCTGAAAAGTGAGTCATTCACGACTGTTTGTGGAACTTGTAAGGATACGATATGGAGGTCATGAAATGAAAGTATTATTAGTATTAGGTCATGGAAGTAGAACGATAGAGGCTCAAAACATTTTTAATAGATTAGTAGATTTGATCCGGGAAAAAAGTGATTTTGAAATCGTAAAGGGTTGTTCGATGGAGAATAGTACGCCTACGTTTGAAGAAGCTGTTGAGGAACTAGTGGAATCTGGTCATCATCATATTGTATTAGCGCCGCTATTCATATACCGCGGAGTACATATCCAGGAGGACATTCCTAACACAATACTAGAATTAAAGAAGAAGTACCCAAATTTAGAGTTCCATATGACAGATGTCATAGGTGCAGATGATAGAATTGCAGAGATTATGATCGATAGAATACGTGATAGCTTTTAATTGATACCAGTATTTGATGGTTGCTGTGATATGTGTTAATTATATACAATCATTATATAATGTCGTGTATTGAGAAAGGAATTATGAATATATGCTATCTAGAAAGCTTATCAGTATGCTATTAGTTCTTACGTTTATTACGTCTATTCCTGTGACGGTTTTTGGGAACGAACAAAAGTTGAATATGAGTTATGTGTATTTTGGGGATACGAACTCTTTTATTCAGCAAGTAAATAATACAAATGGAGCTCTTCAAACCGTTTCTCCTAGTTATTTTGACTTGAAAAG
The window above is part of the Desulfuribacillus stibiiarsenatis genome. Proteins encoded here:
- a CDS encoding RecX family transcriptional regulator; the encoded protein is MPIISKIEQQKNNPERYNLYTEQNGQDVYLTAVDQDIIIEYGIKKDTLFDEQFLETISKEDRIKKGYQLALRYLGAKMRTIQEIRDYLQRKSYDDLVIHTIIDKLVKLSYVNDSEYAYAYVRQYLQAGKKGPQLILRALHEKGIHPDTIQKALSIYSDSKQLENAISYINNIVKDNKHSAIQWKRKVLLDLQRKGFSLDIIEKAIYHCRDIFDSIHDVTTLKLIGMKAHKKYSKYANWEYTSRMKRYLYAKGFQEVDINRFLQELTTEETFD
- a CDS encoding sirohydrochlorin chelatase; this encodes MKVLLVLGHGSRTIEAQNIFNRLVDLIREKSDFEIVKGCSMENSTPTFEEAVEELVESGHHHIVLAPLFIYRGVHIQEDIPNTILELKKKYPNLEFHMTDVIGADDRIAEIMIDRIRDSF